The following is a genomic window from Streptomyces lincolnensis.
GTGAAGCCCTGTTCGAGGGTGTACTGGACGAAGGAGCGGGTGCTGAGCTCCGGTCCCGGCGAGAAGTCCATCATCACGACGGCCTGGTCGAAGAGCTGGAGCGAGGCGAGGATCTGGAGCGCGATCACCAGCCCGGTGATGTTGCGCAGCATCGGCAGGGTGATGTGGACCATGCGGTGCCAGGCGTTGGCGCCGTCCAGCTTCGCGGCCTCGTAGAGATGGTCGGGGATGCCCTGGAGCGCGGCGAGGTAGAGCAGGAAGCTGAAGCCGACCGTCCACCACAGGGTCATGATGACGATGGCGAGCATCGCGTACGACTTGTCGGTCAGCCAGGGGGTGTCGAGGCCGAAGGTCTGGTTGATCAGGCCGATGCCCTGGGTGAACAGCCACTGGAACATGTTGGCGGCGACCGTCGAGGGCAGCAGGAACGGCACGAAGAAGCACAGCCGCCACAGCCATTTGCCGCGCTCGATGTTGTGGGCGAGCATCGCGAGCAGGAAGGCGAGGACCGTGATGCACGGAACGACCAGCAGCGTGAAGTACGCGCTGTGGCCGAGGGCGTCCCACATCGCCGCGTCGTTCAGGGCCTCGCGGTAGTTGTCGAGGCCGACGAAACTCGCGCCCTCGCCGGAGATGTTGGCGTCCGTGAAACTGAGGTAGACGCCGCGCAGCAGCGGCCAGATCACGAACAGCGCGAAGAGCGCCAGGAACGGGGCGACGAACCAGCCGCCGTGCTGGAAGCCCTGCTTGCGGCGGACGGTCGCGACGGCGGTCGCGGTTCTGGCACGTGCCGGTACGACGACGGTCTGAGCGCTGGTCGTCATGCGACCGCACCTCCCTGCGCGGCGGTCCTGCCGTCCATCGGGTTCTTCGAGGCGAGGAGCTTGGTGAGCCGGCTCTTCATGCGGTTCGCCACCGCGGCCGGCTTGGCGGAGCCCATGGTCGAGGAGACGACGACCGGACCGAGGTCCTGGGCGAGGACGCCGGTGGAGCCCGCGAACCACACCTTCGGCTCGGTGGCCTGGTGGTCCATGGCGCTCACGTACTCGTTCTGCGGGGTGAGCTTCCGGTACACGGCCGTGGAGAGCGTCGGCGTGTACGCGGGGATGTGGCCGCCGGCCGCCCACTGGAGGGCGTTCTTGACGACGTAGGCGGCGAGTTCGTGGGCGCCCTCGTTGGCGGCGCCGCCGCGGTCCGCCTGGTGGGGCAGGACGAAGGCGTGCGACTCGGCGTGGGTGGCCGGCTTGCCGAAGACGGGCGGCAGCGGGGTCGCGCCGTAGTCGAGCTTCGCGCCGGAGAACACCGGTACGGACCAGTTGCCCTCCCAGGTGAAGGGGGCGCCGTTGATGAACTGTTCGCCGGTGGGGGCGCCGGGGATGACGTACCCGTCGGTGACGTGCCGGCGGAGGAACTCCAGGACCTGGGTGGCCTTGTCGGCGTCGAAGAGCACCTCGGTGTTGTCCTCGTTGAACCACCGGCCGCCGAGTTGGGTGTAGAACGCGACGAAGAACCACCACTGGAAGTTCTGGTCGTTGGTCCACAGACCGATCGTCTGGAGCCCCTTCTTCTGGACGGCCTTGGCCTTCTTCAGGACGTCGAACCACTCGTCGGTGGAGGTGACGGGGATCATCCGGCCGTCGTCGCCGAGCAGGCCGGCCTTCTTCAGCACGTCCTTGCGGTAGAAGCAGAGCTGGACGTGGATGTCGAGCGGGAGGGCGTAGAGCTCGCCGTCGATGACACCGCGCCGCCACAGCAGGGGGTTGAAGTCCTGCTCCCGTATCCCGTACTTGGCGAGCAGGCCGACGTCCCAGGGGTCCAGGAGGCGGCCGGGTGAGAAGCCGGTGACCCGGCCCATGTGCATGACGCCGAGGTCGGGTGCGCGGTTGCCCGCGGCCGCCATGGCGAGTTTGGTGTAGAAGGGGTTGCCCCACTGGAGGGTGGAGTCCTTGACGTCGATGCCGGGGTTCGCCTTACGGAAGGCGTCCAGCATCGCGATCATGTTGGCGCCGTCGCCGCCGCTGAAGAGGTTCCAGTAGCGCACCCGGGTGTCCGCGCCGGAGGCGAGTGCGTCGGCGCCGGTACCGAGGGCGGCGAAGCCGAAGCTGCCCGCCACCGCCAGTCCGCCGGCCGCTGTCAGAAGGTGCCTGCGATTGAGGCCAGGTCGTCCCATTCCCTGCCCTAACTGCTCGATCCACTCTGCATGTTCGACATATCGGATTGCGCTCGTAACTTCGAACGGGACCGTAGATTCGATGTGTGTTCCCGTCAATGGTTTGGACACGGGGATCGGATGACGTGGGCAGTTGGGGGCGCGTAACCTCGTCGAAGGCCGCCGCGCGGCCCGACGGAGGGGAGGAGGGGGGCCACCTGAAAGAACGTATGGCCCGGCACATCTCGGCAGTGCGCAGGAAGAAGGAGATGCGCCGGCTCGCCGGCCTGCTCATCGCTCCTGTCCGGGTCTCCGTCCCCGCGGACCCCGAGGCGCTGTTCGACGCGCTCGTGGACTCCGTCAGCCGGTGGCGGGGGCGCGAGGTCGTGGTCCGCCGGGAGGTGTTCCCGCCGCACACCGCGAGCGGGCTGTGGCTGGAGGGCGACACCCAGGACGTCGTCGTCGTCGACAAGCGGGCCGCCGTATGGCACCAGATCGTGATCTTCTGCCACGAGGTGTGGCACATGCACCAACTCTCCCTGGAGCCCGCCCCGTCCGCCGCCGACGGCACGCCCCGGCCGGTGGCCGCGCGCACCGACTTCTGCCTCGCCGACGAGCAGGAGGCCGACCGGTTCGGCATGCTCATGAGCGGGCGGCTGCGCCCCTGGCTGGAGATACCCCCGGACGCCGTACCGGGCGAGGGCGACCAGGATCTCGCCGGACGCATCGGGGCCGCGCTCAACTACCGCGGGGACCGCGGATGAGCGGCCTGATCAACTACATCAGCTGCGGCCTGCTCTGGCTCGGCCTCGTGGTCAAGGCCCCCGACCTGATACGCCACCGGCGCGACCCGTACCTGCGGGCGATCTGCGCCGTCCTGGCCCTGGCCGGCCTGTGCTTCTTCCTCGGCGCCGAACCGACCGTCGCCGCCGTCAACCACCTCAGCGGCATCCCCAACCTGGCCGCACCGCTGACCTACGCGTCGATCACCGCGTACAGCGCCGCCTCCCAGATCCTGATCGTCTACTGGCGCGGCGGCCCCCACGTCCACCGCACCAGCCGCCGCTGGATCGCGGCGTACGCCCTGGTCCTGCTCGGCATCGCGGTCACCTTCGCGCTGGGCGACGCGCCCGTGGAGCGCCGCACCGACCTGGACACCTACTACGCCACCACGCCGTACATCGCCGAGATGATCGTGCTCTACCTGCTCGGCCATCTCGCCGCGGTCAGCGTCACCGCCTGGTCGGCGCTGCGCTGGGCCCGCGAGGTGAGAGGCCGGCTGCGCACCGGACTCCTGGTGCTCGGCGCCGGCACGCTGTGCGGTGCCGGGTACAGCCTGTCCAAGATGGCCGCCGTGATCGCCCGCTGGTGCGGCCGGGACTGGTCCGGGCTCGGGACGACCTTCTCCCCGGCGGCGGCCGGACTGGGCGCCGTCCTGACCGTCGTGGGCATCCTGATCCCGCTGGTCGGGCCCCGGCTGGCCGAATGGCGCCAGGCACAACGGGACTTCGTCCGGCTGGAGCCCCTGGAGCGGGAACTCGACGAACTGCTCACCCGCCGCGCGCTCCGGCTGCCCCGGCCGCGCTGGGCCTCCCCCACCACGCGGCTGGTGTGGCGGCGGACCAGCATCCACAACGCGCTCGGCAGCCTGGACGCCTTCCTCGACCGTGACCTGTACGAACGGGTCCTGGACGGCGAGAGACGGACGGCCGCCGCCCCCGGGCAGGCCGAGGCGACCGCCTGGGCCGTGGCCATCACCACGGCCGTCCGGGAGGAACGCGACCGGGACAGCCCCCTGGTGGCACCCTCGACGGCCGAAGGGCTCGGCGAACCCCCCACCGCCGGCGCCCTCGTGGCCGTCGCGGACGCCCTGGCCGCCTCCCCGCTCGTCGTGACCGCCCGGCTGCGCCCCGGTACGACCACGACGGGCCCGGCGTGAGCCCGGCACCCGCGGCACCCCCACCCCCCACCGCCGCACGATCGTCTGAACGGAGTCCCCGGCCATGAGTCTCGTCGTGTATCTGGCGGCCGCGATCTTCGGATCGGTCTGTTTCGTGATCTTCCGCAGCAGACCGCGCGCCGCCGTACGCAACCCGCTGACCGTGTCCACCTGCGCCGCGATCGTCCTGGGCTCCCTCACCTTCGTCTGCGCCGCCCCCGTCACCCTGGCGGCCGTCAACGACCTCACCGGCGTCCCCAACTTCGGCGCCCCGCTCACCTACGGCGTGCTCACCGCGTACAGCTGCTCCTTACTCATCCTGCTGATCCACTGGCGGGGCGGCTCCCCCGAACGCATCCGGCGCCTCGCCCTGCGGGCGGCCGCCGTCTACGGCGCCCTGATCGTCGCCATCGTCACGCTGTTCGTCCTCGCCGACGCGGACACCGAACGCCTCTCGGACCTGGACACCTACTACGCCACGACCCCGTTCATGCGCGAGATGATCCTGCTCTACCTGCTCGGGCACACCGCGGCGATGGGCGCGATGTGCGTCGTGTGCGTCAAGTGGATCCGCGAGGTCACCGGCCTCCTGCGCGCCGGACTCCAGCTCATCCTGGCGGGCGCCCTGCTGGACGTGGTCGGCTTCCAGTTCACCAAGTACACGGCGGTGGCGGCCCGTTGGACGGGCCACGACCTCGACTTCCTCTCCACCCAGGTCGCCCCGCCCATGGCCTCCCTGGCCGCGCTCACCTTCTCCCTCGGCTTCGTGCTGCCCCGTCTGCTGCCCGCCGTACGCGCCCACGGCCACGCCGTCGACGCCTACCGCAGCCTCGGCCCGCTCTGGTCCCGCATCCGGTTCGCCTCCACCGCCCCCGAACCCCCCAGCGTCCGCTGGCAGTTGCCCCAGGACCGGCTGCGCTGGCGCGAAGTGGCCATCCACGACGCCCTGCTGACGCTCGCCCCGTACTTCGACGACCGGGTCCGCGAACGCGCCCTCGACACGGCGCTGCGCGACGGCCGGGGTGCCCACGAGGCCCGTGTCACGGCGGAGGCGGCGATGGTGGCCGACGCGGCCCGCAGAGCGTCCGACCGCGAGCAGCCCGCGCCCACCCCGAGCACCTACCGCCTGCACGCCACCGAGGACTCCGGCACGAACGGCCTGGTGGAACTGGCACGGGCCCTCGACCGTTCGACGCGTGTGACCACCGTGCCCGAAGGTACGGTGCGGGCGACACCTGGCTGAACACGAGGAGCTCCATGACCCGGAGAGCTGTCGTCATCGGTGCCGGACTGGCCGGCATGCTGGCCGCGGCCGCACTGTCCGACGCGGCGGACGAAGTGATCGTCCTGGAACGCGACGACCTGCCCGACGGACCGGAGCACCGCAAGGGACTCCCCCAGGGCCGCCACGCCCACCTGCTCCTGGCGGGAGGCCTGGCCGCGATGGAGGACCTCCTCCCCGCCACGAGCCCCCGCCGCCTCCTCCTCGACGCCGGCGCCCACGAGATATCCCTCGGCTCCGGCATGATCGGCCACACCTCCGAGGGCTGGTACCGCCGGTGGCGGCACGACGGCCCCACGATGCTCGCGTGCAGCCGCGCGCTGCTGGACTGGGTCATCCGCACCGCCGTCCTCGACCACTCCAAGATCCAGATCCGCCAGGCCCAGGTCACCGGCCTGACGGGCACACCCGGCCAAGTCACCGGTGTCCGCCTGTCCACCTCCTCCCCCTCGGGCTCGGGCTCGGACGAGACGGAACTCGAAGCCGCGTTGGTCGTCGACGCGGGCGGACGCGGCTCGCGCATCACGCACTGGCTGGAGCAACTCGGCATCTCGGGGATCACGGAACGCACCGTGGACAGCGGCCTGGTCAACGCCACCCGCGTCTACCGCGTGCCCGAGGGCGCCGAACGCTTCCCGATGACCATCGTCTACGCCGACCCCTACTCCGGACGCCCCGGGCGCAGCGGAATGATCCTCCCCGTCGAGGGCGGCCGCTGGATGGTCAGCCTCGCCGGAACCCGCGGCGGCGAACCCCCCGCCGACCCCGACGGCTTCCTGCGCTACACCCTCGACCTGCCCGACCCCATCGTCGGCCGCCTCATCTCCGGCGCCGAACCCCTCACCGACGTCCACCTCAGCCGCAGCACGCACAACACCCGCCGCTACCTGGAGAAGGCCCCTCACTGGCCGGAGGGCCTCGTCGTCCTCGGCGACGCGCTCGCCACGTTCAACCCCGTCTACGGCCAGGGCATGTCCGTCGCCGCCCTCGGTGCGCGGTTCCTCGGCGACGAGGTACGCGACGGCGGCCTCGCCTCCCCCGGGCTGGCCCGGCGCGTGCAGCGGGGGGCCGCGCGGTCCGTCGAGGCCGCCTGGGCGATGGCCGTCGGGCAGGACGTCTGGTACCCCGACACCCGGGGCGGGCGCCCCACCGCGGCGGACCGCGTCGTCACCCGCTACTCACGACGCCTGACCAAGGCCGCGACGGGTTCCTACCGGGCCGCGGCGGCCCTGTGGGACGTGAGCAGCCTCGTCTCCGGCCCCGAACGCCTGCTCCACCCCACGACCCTCCTCGCCGTCGCCAACGGTTCGCTTCTGCCGCCGCTGTCTGAGCCTCCGCTGAGTTCTGTGGAGCGGGGGATCTTGCGGGGGTTGGATCGTACGGGGGCTGTCTGACGTCGTGTGTTGGCTGCGGGTGGGTGGGGGCTGGTCGCGCAGTTCCCCGCGGGTGGGCTGTGCGGGTTTCGCCTTCTGGGGTGCCTTGTTCGGTCGTAGGGCGGCTGCGGGTGCGTTGTGGCTGGTCGCGCAGTTCCCCGCGCCCCTTAGGTAGGGAAAGCCGCCGTCGGACATGAGGCGCCCTC
Proteins encoded in this region:
- a CDS encoding MAB_1171c family putative transporter produces the protein MSGLINYISCGLLWLGLVVKAPDLIRHRRDPYLRAICAVLALAGLCFFLGAEPTVAAVNHLSGIPNLAAPLTYASITAYSAASQILIVYWRGGPHVHRTSRRWIAAYALVLLGIAVTFALGDAPVERRTDLDTYYATTPYIAEMIVLYLLGHLAAVSVTAWSALRWAREVRGRLRTGLLVLGAGTLCGAGYSLSKMAAVIARWCGRDWSGLGTTFSPAAAGLGAVLTVVGILIPLVGPRLAEWRQAQRDFVRLEPLERELDELLTRRALRLPRPRWASPTTRLVWRRTSIHNALGSLDAFLDRDLYERVLDGERRTAAAPGQAEATAWAVAITTAVREERDRDSPLVAPSTAEGLGEPPTAGALVAVADALAASPLVVTARLRPGTTTTGPA
- a CDS encoding MAB_1171c family putative transporter; this translates as MSLVVYLAAAIFGSVCFVIFRSRPRAAVRNPLTVSTCAAIVLGSLTFVCAAPVTLAAVNDLTGVPNFGAPLTYGVLTAYSCSLLILLIHWRGGSPERIRRLALRAAAVYGALIVAIVTLFVLADADTERLSDLDTYYATTPFMREMILLYLLGHTAAMGAMCVVCVKWIREVTGLLRAGLQLILAGALLDVVGFQFTKYTAVAARWTGHDLDFLSTQVAPPMASLAALTFSLGFVLPRLLPAVRAHGHAVDAYRSLGPLWSRIRFASTAPEPPSVRWQLPQDRLRWREVAIHDALLTLAPYFDDRVRERALDTALRDGRGAHEARVTAEAAMVADAARRASDREQPAPTPSTYRLHATEDSGTNGLVELARALDRSTRVTTVPEGTVRATPG
- a CDS encoding extracellular solute-binding protein, which produces MGRPGLNRRHLLTAAGGLAVAGSFGFAALGTGADALASGADTRVRYWNLFSGGDGANMIAMLDAFRKANPGIDVKDSTLQWGNPFYTKLAMAAAGNRAPDLGVMHMGRVTGFSPGRLLDPWDVGLLAKYGIREQDFNPLLWRRGVIDGELYALPLDIHVQLCFYRKDVLKKAGLLGDDGRMIPVTSTDEWFDVLKKAKAVQKKGLQTIGLWTNDQNFQWWFFVAFYTQLGGRWFNEDNTEVLFDADKATQVLEFLRRHVTDGYVIPGAPTGEQFINGAPFTWEGNWSVPVFSGAKLDYGATPLPPVFGKPATHAESHAFVLPHQADRGGAANEGAHELAAYVVKNALQWAAGGHIPAYTPTLSTAVYRKLTPQNEYVSAMDHQATEPKVWFAGSTGVLAQDLGPVVVSSTMGSAKPAAVANRMKSRLTKLLASKNPMDGRTAAQGGAVA
- a CDS encoding toxin, which encodes MRRLAGLLIAPVRVSVPADPEALFDALVDSVSRWRGREVVVRREVFPPHTASGLWLEGDTQDVVVVDKRAAVWHQIVIFCHEVWHMHQLSLEPAPSAADGTPRPVAARTDFCLADEQEADRFGMLMSGRLRPWLEIPPDAVPGEGDQDLAGRIGAALNYRGDRG
- a CDS encoding carbohydrate ABC transporter permease; protein product: MTTSAQTVVVPARARTATAVATVRRKQGFQHGGWFVAPFLALFALFVIWPLLRGVYLSFTDANISGEGASFVGLDNYREALNDAAMWDALGHSAYFTLLVVPCITVLAFLLAMLAHNIERGKWLWRLCFFVPFLLPSTVAANMFQWLFTQGIGLINQTFGLDTPWLTDKSYAMLAIVIMTLWWTVGFSFLLYLAALQGIPDHLYEAAKLDGANAWHRMVHITLPMLRNITGLVIALQILASLQLFDQAVVMMDFSPGPELSTRSFVQYTLEQGFTSYRVGYASAMSIIFFVIIAVIALARMWLLRNREEGTR
- a CDS encoding NAD(P)/FAD-dependent oxidoreductase; its protein translation is MTRRAVVIGAGLAGMLAAAALSDAADEVIVLERDDLPDGPEHRKGLPQGRHAHLLLAGGLAAMEDLLPATSPRRLLLDAGAHEISLGSGMIGHTSEGWYRRWRHDGPTMLACSRALLDWVIRTAVLDHSKIQIRQAQVTGLTGTPGQVTGVRLSTSSPSGSGSDETELEAALVVDAGGRGSRITHWLEQLGISGITERTVDSGLVNATRVYRVPEGAERFPMTIVYADPYSGRPGRSGMILPVEGGRWMVSLAGTRGGEPPADPDGFLRYTLDLPDPIVGRLISGAEPLTDVHLSRSTHNTRRYLEKAPHWPEGLVVLGDALATFNPVYGQGMSVAALGARFLGDEVRDGGLASPGLARRVQRGAARSVEAAWAMAVGQDVWYPDTRGGRPTAADRVVTRYSRRLTKAATGSYRAAAALWDVSSLVSGPERLLHPTTLLAVANGSLLPPLSEPPLSSVERGILRGLDRTGAV